The DNA window TTGATCCGTTCCGGAGATTTAACGGACCGGGCGACCTTCTACCGCAATGACATCGCTTTCCCGTTGGGATTGGGACTGCATAATCCGCACACGTTCCTGACCTCATTGCCAAAGCCGATTGCCATTGAGCCACAAATCCAGATTGGAGTATTTTTTGCCACCGATGGCGCGCTCACAATCGATCCGGACAGCGTTGGGCTGCTGCCGCCCAGCGTGCCGCCATTGTTTGAAACGCCCATAGCGGGGCCATTGCCGGAGGACTTGGGGTTCCTGCCGTAGGAGCAATCTGTTTTTGAAACCTCGAGCGAAGCGAGGGGGCCCTATCGTTACCAGGCCCCCTTGTGAAACAACAATTCTCACGCGCTAACTCTGAATCATGTGCTGATTAACAGACATGGCGCGTTTTAGTTTTTGCACCCTAACATACATTGCGGTGATAGGGGCCCCTCGCTAGGCTCGGGGTTTCAGAAAAAGCTCGCCTTACCAGCCCATCTTCTCCCTCAGGCCCGTAATGTGCGCCACATGGTGGTTGCCGTGCCAGCTATAAAGGCCCAGCAGCCAGTCGAGATCGTGAGCACCGGAATCGGGGTGGACGAATTTACGTTGAAAATCTTCGGCCTTGAGCGACCGCAGCAATACCGTCCAGCGTGTGTGCAGGGATTCGAGCAGCGTAAGTGATACATCTACAGGGGTTAACTCAGAATCTTTGAGCGTAGCCCAGGCTGCTTCATGGTAGGGCTTGATGGTAGGTGCGTCTTCGGTCAGGGCCCACTTGAACCGAATATAGGCATTCAGGTGGCTATCCGGCAAATGGTGGACGACCTGTTGGACAGTCCAGCCACCGTCCCGATACGGGGTCCGGAGCTGGTTTGCTGTTAATCCGGCAACTGCCTGGCGTAGACGTGCAGGTGTGCCGGAAATCTGCTCAAGGTGGCGGTTGCGAGTCTCAGGCGTTGGGTTTTGGTCTGGAGTGAAGCGTCCGATAGGATAGCGGGCATCGGCCATAACTGAACCTCTCAAGTTACCAAGGTAAGCTGCGGAAAAATGGTGCGATATCAGTAAATCATAAGAAGATAAAGACTTAAGAGCCAGAGCACCAGCGCAAAAAACTCTTGACGTTTGGGGCAAGGCCGTTTACCGTAGAACGTCTTACGGAATGGGTTCGTTGTCGGCTTTGTTCCGAAAATGGCCACTTCAAACAAAGTCAAGAAATAAGCAACTTAGACACCCATATTTGCGTCTAATAATCGCACAAGGGTCTCTGGTATTTCCCATAACAACAGATGTTTTTGCCGGTCTGAAAGAGGCAGAAAAGTTTGTGTGCTCGGTCAAGACCCAAAAAT is part of the Terriglobia bacterium genome and encodes:
- the bstA gene encoding bacillithiol transferase BstA encodes the protein MADARYPIGRFTPDQNPTPETRNRHLEQISGTPARLRQAVAGLTANQLRTPYRDGGWTVQQVVHHLPDSHLNAYIRFKWALTEDAPTIKPYHEAAWATLKDSELTPVDVSLTLLESLHTRWTVLLRSLKAEDFQRKFVHPDSGAHDLDWLLGLYSWHGNHHVAHITGLREKMGW